In a genomic window of Epinephelus fuscoguttatus linkage group LG23, E.fuscoguttatus.final_Chr_v1:
- the LOC125884107 gene encoding uncharacterized protein LOC125884107 codes for MDLETYPRCGDVPEGFYKFGLSVCDFGLRVAVWYFPATTLQKNDVEPTRPPTPLAEGETSGSSSPADDDQQHRNAIENRADDSATLPSTATALPVQGASRRRRPCSSAHQHYKFLERVQQTQRQWLGQQRELSCVREERILTQQLTQVVADTACSTGFLINQILTSLSHFTSQATPQPQHILSPMTCTKGSDTHLTATLGITLQHKLHTQAHLHLKVMQMTIVNQGSTNTCSETVVHYLFFAHPCCLGPHFCFEAAT; via the exons ATGGACTTGGAGACGTATCCAAGATGTGGAGATGTACCCGAGGGATTCTACAAGTTCGGCCTCAGCGTCTGTGATTTCGGTCTGCGTGTGGCTGTGTGGTATTTTCCTGCCACAACATTACAAA AGAATGATGTAGAACCAACACGGCCACCCACTCCTCTGGCCGAAGGGGAAACAAGTGGCAGTAGCTCACCTGCTGATGATGACCAGCAACATCGTAATG CTATAGAAAACAGAGCTGATGATTCTGCTACACTGCCATCCACTGCTACAGCTTTGCCTGTTCAGG GTGCGTCAAGACGCAGAAGGCCTTGTAGCAGTGCTCATCAGCATTACAAGTTCCTGGAAAGAGTGCAGCAGACACAACGCCAGTGGTTGGGGCAGCAAAGAGAGCTGAGCTGTGTCAGGGAGGAAAGGATCTTAACCCAGCAACTAACCCAAGTAGTTGCTGACACTGCCTGCTCAACAGGGTTTTTAATCAACCAAATACTCACATCATTAAGCCACTTCACATCCCAGGCCACTCCACAGCCCCAGCATATCCTCAGTCCCATGACATGTACCAAAGGTTCAGATACTCACCTGACAGCCACCCTGGGCATCACTCTCCAGCACAAACTCCACACCCAAGCACACCTTCATCTGAAAGTCATGCAGATGACCATAGTGAACCAAGGTTCTACCAACACTTGTAGTGAGACAGTTGTGCATTATTTGTTCTTTGCCCATCCATGTTGTTTAGGCCCACACTTTTGTTTTGAGGCTGCAACTTGA